From Paracoccus aminovorans, one genomic window encodes:
- the pnp gene encoding polyribonucleotide nucleotidyltransferase, with amino-acid sequence MHFDEVKKSIQWGQETLTLETGKVARQADGSVIATLGETSVMANVTFAKEPKPGQDFFPLTVHYQEKYYAAGKIPGGFFKREARPSEKETLTARLIDRPCRPLFAPGFKNEVLVMCTVLSHDLVNDPDIVAMIAASAALTISGVPFMGPIGAARVGFSNGEYVLNPEVQDMDHLRSNPEQRLDLVVAGTKDAVMMVESEAYELTEEEMLGAVKFGHEQMQPVIDLIISLAEVAAKEPFDFQSPDYSALYARVQALGEAGMRAAYALRDKGERHDAIEATKAAIKAGLSDEELLDPNLGSALKKLESGILRGDIINGGARIDGRDNKTVRAIDSEVGILPRTHGSALFTRGETQALVVTTLGTGDDEQIIDALHGNSRSNFLLHYNFPPYSVGEVGRVGSPGRREIGHGKLAWRALQAVLPAATDFPYTIRVVSEITESNGSSSMASVCGGSLSMMDAGVPLKAPVAGVAMGLILEGDKWAVLTDILGDEDHLGDMDFKVAGTENGITSLQMDIKVAGITPAIMEQALAQAKDGRMHILGEMSHALTEGRREFSAHAPRIETMTIPTDKIREVIGSGGKVIREIVEVSGAKVDINDDGVIKIASANADSIKKAYDMIYSIVAEPEEGKIYTGKVVKLVDFGAFVNFFGKRDGLVHVSQIASKRLNHPNEILKEGQEVKVKLLGFDDRGKVRLGMKMVDQETGEEIAPEKKEDAQAE; translated from the coding sequence ATGCATTTTGACGAAGTCAAGAAATCCATCCAGTGGGGCCAGGAAACGCTCACGCTGGAAACGGGCAAGGTTGCCCGTCAGGCCGACGGCTCGGTCATCGCCACTCTGGGCGAGACCAGCGTCATGGCCAACGTGACCTTCGCGAAGGAACCGAAACCCGGGCAGGATTTCTTCCCGCTGACGGTGCACTACCAGGAAAAATACTACGCCGCCGGCAAAATCCCGGGCGGCTTTTTCAAGCGCGAGGCGCGCCCGAGCGAGAAAGAGACGCTGACCGCGCGTCTGATCGACCGCCCCTGCCGCCCGCTGTTCGCCCCCGGCTTCAAGAACGAAGTGCTGGTGATGTGCACCGTGCTGTCGCATGACCTGGTCAACGACCCGGACATCGTGGCCATGATCGCTGCCTCGGCCGCGCTGACCATCTCGGGCGTGCCGTTCATGGGCCCGATCGGCGCCGCGCGCGTCGGCTTCTCGAACGGCGAATATGTGCTGAACCCCGAGGTTCAGGACATGGACCACCTGCGCTCGAACCCCGAGCAGCGCCTGGACCTGGTCGTCGCCGGCACCAAAGACGCCGTGATGATGGTCGAATCCGAAGCCTATGAGCTTACCGAAGAAGAGATGCTGGGCGCCGTGAAATTCGGCCATGAGCAGATGCAGCCGGTCATCGACCTGATCATCTCGCTGGCCGAGGTCGCCGCGAAAGAGCCCTTCGACTTCCAGTCGCCGGATTACAGCGCGCTTTACGCCCGCGTGCAGGCGCTGGGCGAGGCCGGTATGCGCGCCGCCTATGCCCTGCGCGACAAGGGCGAGCGTCACGACGCCATCGAGGCCACCAAGGCCGCGATCAAGGCCGGCCTTTCGGACGAGGAACTGCTGGACCCGAACCTGGGCTCGGCGCTGAAGAAGCTGGAATCGGGCATCCTGCGCGGTGACATCATCAACGGCGGCGCCCGCATCGACGGCCGCGACAACAAGACCGTCCGCGCCATCGACAGCGAAGTCGGCATCCTGCCGCGCACCCATGGCTCGGCGCTGTTCACCCGCGGCGAAACCCAGGCGCTGGTCGTGACGACGCTGGGCACCGGCGACGACGAGCAGATCATCGACGCGCTGCACGGCAATTCGCGCTCGAACTTCCTGCTGCACTACAACTTCCCGCCCTATTCGGTCGGCGAGGTTGGCCGCGTGGGTTCGCCCGGCCGTCGCGAGATCGGCCACGGCAAGCTGGCATGGCGCGCGCTGCAGGCGGTGCTGCCGGCCGCGACCGACTTCCCCTACACCATCCGCGTGGTCAGTGAGATCACCGAGTCGAACGGTTCGTCCTCGATGGCCTCGGTCTGCGGCGGTTCGCTGTCGATGATGGATGCGGGCGTGCCGCTGAAGGCGCCGGTCGCCGGCGTCGCCATGGGCCTGATCCTGGAAGGCGACAAATGGGCGGTCCTGACCGACATCCTGGGTGACGAGGATCACCTGGGCGACATGGACTTCAAGGTTGCAGGCACTGAAAACGGCATCACTTCGCTGCAGATGGACATCAAGGTCGCGGGCATCACCCCGGCGATCATGGAGCAGGCCCTGGCGCAAGCCAAGGACGGCCGGATGCACATCCTGGGCGAGATGTCCCACGCCCTGACCGAAGGCCGGCGCGAGTTCAGCGCCCATGCCCCGCGCATCGAGACCATGACCATCCCGACCGACAAGATCCGCGAAGTGATCGGCTCGGGCGGCAAAGTCATCCGCGAGATCGTCGAGGTTTCCGGCGCCAAGGTCGACATCAACGACGACGGCGTGATCAAAATCGCCTCGGCCAACGCCGATTCGATCAAGAAGGCCTATGACATGATCTATTCGATCGTGGCCGAGCCGGAAGAGGGCAAGATCTACACCGGCAAGGTTGTCAAGCTGGTCGATTTCGGCGCCTTCGTGAACTTCTTCGGCAAGCGCGACGGTCTGGTCCACGTGTCCCAGATCGCCTCGAAGCGCTTGAACCATCCGAACGAGATCCTGAAGGAAGGCCAAGAGGTCAAGGTCAAGCTTCTGGGCTTTGACGACCGCGGCAAGGTCCGCCTGGGCATGAAGATGGTCGATCAGGAGACCGGCGAGGAAATCGCCCCCGAGAAGAAAGAGGACGCGCAGGCCGAGTGA
- a CDS encoding DUF3576 domain-containing protein, translating to MTRRAARLTAALLISAGLAACSGGGSGSAGSAGSASSGMGGGNRPTQTSQPQQRSTIWDLFSNRRNPNDTVAVNKYLWNASLEVLNFLPIQSIDPFTGVIVTGYGTPPGGGRSYRATVNITDPALDARALKLSLQGAGGAAVAPDTVRAVEDAILTRARQMRVRDGKL from the coding sequence ATGACCAGACGCGCCGCACGGCTGACCGCCGCCCTGCTTATCTCGGCCGGGCTTGCCGCATGTTCGGGCGGCGGCTCGGGCTCGGCCGGGTCCGCCGGCTCGGCCAGCTCCGGCATGGGCGGCGGCAACAGACCGACCCAGACCAGCCAGCCGCAGCAGCGATCGACGATCTGGGACCTGTTCTCGAATCGCCGCAACCCGAACGACACGGTGGCGGTGAACAAATATCTGTGGAACGCCAGCCTGGAAGTGCTGAACTTCCTGCCGATCCAGTCCATCGACCCGTTCACCGGCGTCATCGTCACCGGCTACGGCACGCCCCCGGGCGGCGGGCGGTCCTATCGCGCCACGGTCAACATCACCGACCCGGCGCTGGACGCCCGCGCGCTGAAGCTGTCGCTGCAGGGCGCCGGCGGCGCGGCGGTCGCCCCCGACACCGTGCGCGCGGTCGAGGACGCGATCCTGACCCGCGCCCGCCAGATGCGCGTGCGGGACGGCAAGCTTTAA
- a CDS encoding peroxiredoxin: MSLRINDIAPDFTAESTEGQIRFHDWIGDSYAILFSHPRDFTPVCTTEFGAVAQLVPEFEKRGTKVLGVSVDSVEDHGKWKRDIETVAGCPADFAIIDDTGLAVAKAYDMLPADYYLPTEGRTPANSATVRTVFIIGPDKKVRLTMTYPMSVGRNFAEILRALDAVQKTDGVPLATPADWVPGQDVIVALALDDAAAEAKYGALNKKLPYLRFAKDPA, from the coding sequence ATGTCCCTGCGCATCAACGACATCGCCCCCGATTTCACCGCCGAATCGACCGAAGGGCAGATCCGCTTCCACGACTGGATCGGCGACAGCTACGCCATCCTGTTCTCGCATCCGCGCGACTTCACGCCGGTCTGCACCACCGAATTCGGCGCCGTGGCGCAGCTGGTCCCGGAGTTCGAGAAGCGCGGCACCAAGGTCCTGGGCGTCTCGGTCGATTCGGTCGAGGATCACGGCAAATGGAAGCGCGACATCGAGACGGTCGCCGGCTGCCCGGCCGATTTCGCCATCATCGACGACACCGGGCTTGCGGTGGCGAAGGCCTATGACATGCTGCCCGCCGACTACTACCTGCCGACCGAGGGGCGCACGCCCGCGAATTCGGCCACGGTGCGGACGGTGTTCATCATCGGGCCGGACAAGAAGGTGCGGCTGACGATGACCTATCCGATGTCGGTGGGCCGCAACTTCGCCGAGATCCTGCGGGCGCTGGACGCGGTGCAAAAGACCGACGGCGTGCCGCTGGCGACGCCCGCCGACTGGGTGCCCGGCCAGGACGTGATCGTGGCGCTGGCGCTGGACGACGCGGCGGCCGAGGCGAAATACGGCGCGCTGAACAAGAAGCTGCCCTATCTGCGCTTCGCGAAGGATCCGGCGTAA
- a CDS encoding YggS family pyridoxal phosphate-dependent enzyme: MGLDDIKRRIAAAEAASGRAAGAVTLIAVSKVQPQGRVEAVLDAGHRTFGENYVQEAAAKWPAWRDRFPGVELHMIGPLQTNKLKPALELFDAIHTLDRPSLAQKLARQVQQRGTCPQLFVQVNIGAEPQKAGILPGDADAFVADCQALDLTIRGLMCIPPEDADPVPHFRALRGIAARNGLAGLSMGMSADFETAIAEGATHIRVGSAIFGARDYG; encoded by the coding sequence ATGGGACTGGATGACATCAAGCGCCGCATCGCCGCGGCCGAGGCGGCCTCGGGCCGCGCAGCCGGCGCGGTCACGCTGATCGCCGTCAGCAAGGTGCAGCCGCAGGGCCGGGTCGAGGCGGTGCTGGACGCGGGCCACCGCACCTTCGGCGAGAATTACGTGCAGGAGGCCGCCGCCAAATGGCCGGCCTGGCGCGACCGCTTTCCGGGCGTCGAGCTGCACATGATCGGCCCGTTGCAGACCAACAAGCTGAAGCCCGCGCTGGAGCTCTTCGACGCCATCCACACCCTGGACCGGCCGTCGCTGGCCCAGAAACTGGCGCGCCAGGTCCAGCAGCGCGGCACCTGCCCGCAGCTTTTCGTGCAGGTGAACATCGGGGCCGAGCCGCAGAAGGCCGGCATCCTGCCCGGCGATGCCGACGCTTTCGTCGCCGATTGCCAAGCGCTGGACCTGACGATCCGGGGGCTGATGTGCATCCCGCCCGAAGACGCCGACCCCGTCCCGCATTTCCGCGCCCTGCGCGGGATCGCCGCCCGCAACGGGCTCGCCGGCCTGTCGATGGGTATGAGCGCCGATTTCGAAACCGCGATCGCCGAGGGCGCCACCCATATCCGCGTCGGCAGCGCGATCTTCGGTGCCCGCGACTACGGCTGA
- the leuS gene encoding leucine--tRNA ligase — MPYDPAISEPRWQKAWDDAETFRAVRDERPKYYVLEMFPYPSGRIHMGHVRNYTMGDVVARFKRAQGFSVLHPMGWDAFGMPAENAAMEQGGHPRDWTYGNIATMRGQLKPLGLSIDWSREFATCDDAYVAQQQALFLDMLDAGLITRKSAQVNWDPVDMTVLANEQVIDGKGWRSGATVERKELTQWFFKISDYSDELLAALDGLEGWPEKVRLMQANWIGKSRGLQFRFQTVDLPDFPQIEVYTTRPDTLMGASFVALSPDHPLVKALAAKDATVAAFVEECRKIGTTEEAIETAPKLGFDTGLTVRHPLDPDWQLPIWIANFVLMDYGTGAIFGSPAHDERDHEFAVKYGLPIRATFGEKDMTLEQADALVAKAPYVPLKSETVTYVRGFAGAADQTGEAAVDAAIQHAEAAGYGEGVTKFRLRDWGISRQRYWGCPIPVVHCEKCGTVPEAKANLPVLLPQDVSFDVPGNPLDRHPTWRNATCPQCGGPARRETDTMDTFVDSSWYYARFTSPHAAVPTDRPETDYWMNVDQYIGGIEHAILHLLYSRFFARAMVKTGHLPESAKEPFDALFTQGMVTHEIYMTRDERGRPVYHLPEDVRKIRLTSDTEIAVDPKCLKTKTFGELWAKNIASEKFDGLTSDDDKLMFAYDHFIGRVEIIPSAKMSKSKKNVVDPVNIVANFGADTARWFMLSDSPPERDVEWTAAGAEAANRYLARVWRLADEMPEGGDDPDLLRAAHRAIDEVTKSIEGFAFNKAVAKLYELANVIGKSKAGGDGRRAALRILAQLLAPMVPHLAEEVWQKAGGQGMVVDAAWPKADPALLVSDSVVLPIQINGKRRAEIEVPKDMSKEQIEALVMADETVLRFMEGAPVKKLIVVPGRIVNVVV; from the coding sequence ATGCCCTATGATCCCGCAATCAGCGAGCCGCGCTGGCAAAAGGCGTGGGACGACGCGGAGACCTTCCGCGCGGTGCGGGACGAGCGGCCCAAGTATTACGTCCTGGAAATGTTCCCCTATCCCTCGGGGCGCATCCACATGGGCCATGTGCGCAACTACACGATGGGCGACGTGGTGGCGCGGTTCAAGCGCGCGCAGGGCTTTTCCGTGCTGCATCCGATGGGCTGGGACGCCTTCGGCATGCCGGCCGAGAACGCGGCGATGGAGCAGGGCGGCCATCCGCGCGACTGGACCTACGGCAATATCGCCACAATGCGCGGCCAGTTGAAGCCCTTGGGCCTGTCCATCGACTGGAGCCGTGAGTTCGCCACCTGCGACGACGCCTATGTCGCCCAGCAGCAGGCGCTGTTCCTGGACATGCTGGACGCCGGGTTGATCACCCGCAAGTCGGCGCAGGTGAACTGGGACCCGGTGGACATGACCGTGCTCGCCAACGAGCAGGTGATCGACGGCAAGGGCTGGCGGTCCGGCGCCACGGTCGAGCGCAAGGAGCTGACGCAGTGGTTCTTCAAGATCTCGGATTACTCGGACGAGTTGCTGGCGGCGCTGGACGGGCTGGAGGGCTGGCCGGAAAAGGTGCGGCTGATGCAGGCCAACTGGATCGGCAAGTCGCGCGGGCTGCAATTCCGGTTCCAGACGGTCGATCTGCCCGATTTCCCGCAGATCGAGGTCTATACCACCCGCCCCGACACGCTGATGGGCGCGAGCTTTGTCGCGCTGTCGCCCGACCATCCGCTGGTCAAGGCGCTGGCCGCCAAGGATGCCACGGTCGCCGCTTTCGTCGAGGAATGCCGCAAGATCGGCACCACCGAGGAGGCCATCGAGACCGCGCCGAAGCTGGGTTTCGACACCGGGCTGACGGTCCGCCACCCGCTGGACCCGGATTGGCAACTGCCGATCTGGATCGCGAATTTCGTGCTGATGGATTACGGCACCGGGGCGATCTTCGGCTCGCCGGCGCATGACGAGCGCGACCATGAGTTTGCGGTGAAATACGGCCTGCCGATCCGCGCCACCTTCGGCGAAAAGGATATGACGCTGGAACAGGCCGACGCGCTGGTCGCGAAAGCGCCCTATGTGCCGCTGAAATCCGAGACCGTGACCTATGTTCGCGGCTTCGCCGGCGCGGCCGACCAGACCGGCGAGGCGGCGGTGGACGCCGCTATCCAGCATGCCGAAGCCGCCGGCTATGGTGAGGGCGTGACGAAATTCCGCCTGCGTGACTGGGGCATCTCGCGCCAGCGCTATTGGGGCTGCCCGATCCCGGTGGTGCATTGCGAAAAATGCGGCACCGTGCCCGAGGCCAAGGCGAACCTGCCGGTGCTGCTGCCGCAGGACGTCAGCTTCGACGTGCCCGGCAACCCGCTGGACCGGCACCCGACCTGGCGCAACGCCACCTGCCCGCAATGCGGCGGCCCGGCCCGGCGCGAGACGGACACCATGGACACTTTCGTCGATTCGTCCTGGTATTACGCCCGCTTCACCTCGCCTCATGCCGCGGTGCCGACCGACCGGCCCGAGACCGACTACTGGATGAACGTCGACCAGTATATCGGCGGCATCGAACACGCGATCCTGCACCTGCTCTATTCGCGCTTCTTCGCCCGGGCCATGGTCAAGACCGGCCACCTGCCCGAAAGCGCCAAGGAGCCATTCGACGCGCTCTTCACCCAGGGCATGGTCACGCATGAGATCTACATGACCCGGGACGAGCGCGGCCGCCCGGTCTATCACCTGCCCGAGGATGTGAGAAAAATTCGGTTGACGAGCGATACGGAAATCGCCGTAGATCCTAAGTGTCTAAAAACTAAGACGTTCGGGGAGCTTTGGGCAAAAAATATCGCTTCTGAGAAGTTCGACGGCCTGACCTCTGATGACGATAAGCTCATGTTTGCTTACGATCATTTCATTGGCAGGGTCGAGATCATCCCCTCGGCCAAGATGTCGAAATCCAAGAAGAACGTCGTCGATCCGGTCAATATCGTCGCCAATTTCGGCGCCGATACCGCGCGCTGGTTCATGCTGTCCGACAGCCCGCCCGAGCGGGACGTGGAATGGACTGCCGCCGGGGCCGAGGCCGCGAACCGCTATCTCGCCCGGGTCTGGCGGCTGGCCGACGAGATGCCCGAGGGCGGCGACGACCCCGATCTCCTGCGCGCCGCGCATCGAGCCATCGACGAGGTGACGAAATCCATCGAGGGCTTCGCCTTCAACAAGGCCGTGGCCAAGCTTTACGAACTGGCCAATGTCATCGGCAAGTCCAAGGCCGGCGGCGACGGCCGGCGCGCGGCGCTGCGCATCCTGGCGCAACTGCTGGCGCCGATGGTGCCGCACCTGGCCGAAGAGGTCTGGCAGAAGGCCGGCGGGCAGGGCATGGTCGTGGACGCGGCCTGGCCAAAGGCGGACCCTGCGCTGCTGGTCTCGGACAGCGTGGTGCTGCCGATCCAGATCAACGGCAAGCGCCGGGCCGAGATCGAGGTGCCCAAGGACATGTCCAAGGAACAGATCGAGGCGCTGGTCATGGCCGACGAGACCGTGCTGCGCTTCATGGAGGGCGCGCCGGTCAAGAAGCTGATCGTGGTGCCGGGGCGGATCGTCAATGTCGTGGTCTAG
- the lptE gene encoding LPS assembly lipoprotein LptE produces the protein MSWSRRSVILAALALAACGFSPVYGPDGVGGKLFGQVRTADPKTPDDFSFAGRIAERLGPDSNPRFELGYRLRIAVVPQAITPDEITTRYALNGSADFVLTESGSGKVVTRGQVSSFTSYSTTGTTIATMAAEQDAHERLARMLADQVVTRLMAVDPATVP, from the coding sequence ATGTCGTGGTCTAGGCGCAGCGTGATCCTGGCCGCGCTGGCGCTGGCCGCCTGCGGCTTTTCCCCGGTCTATGGACCCGACGGCGTGGGCGGCAAGCTTTTCGGCCAGGTCCGCACCGCCGATCCCAAGACCCCGGACGACTTCAGCTTTGCCGGCCGCATCGCCGAGCGGCTGGGGCCGGACAGCAACCCGCGCTTCGAGCTGGGCTATCGGTTGCGCATCGCCGTGGTGCCGCAGGCCATCACCCCGGACGAGATCACCACGCGCTATGCCCTGAACGGCAGCGCGGATTTCGTGCTGACCGAATCGGGTTCGGGCAAGGTGGTGACGCGGGGGCAGGTCAGCAGCTTCACCTCGTACTCCACCACCGGCACGACCATCGCTACCATGGCGGCGGAACAGGATGCGCATGAGCGGCTGGCGCGGATGCTGGCCGACCAGGTGGTGACGCGGCTGATGGCCGTGGACCCGGCAACGGTTCCATGA
- the rpsO gene encoding 30S ribosomal protein S15, producing MSITVEEKNRVMAEFATKKGDTGSPEVQVAILSSRIATLTEHFKTHKKDNHSRRGLLKLVAQRRKLLDYLKRKEEARYTDLIGKLGLRR from the coding sequence ATGTCGATCACCGTCGAAGAAAAGAACCGCGTGATGGCTGAATTCGCGACCAAGAAAGGCGACACCGGTTCGCCCGAGGTCCAGGTCGCGATCCTGTCCTCGCGCATTGCCACTCTGACCGAGCACTTCAAGACCCACAAGAAGGACAACCATTCGCGTCGGGGTCTGCTGAAGCTGGTCGCGCAGCGCCGCAAGCTGCTGGACTATCTGAAGCGCAAGGAAGAAGCCCGCTACACCGACCTGATCGGCAAGCTGGGTCTGCGCCGCTGA
- a CDS encoding glycosyltransferase family 8 protein, whose translation MRDAAFFLIVDDHYLGLGRAVARRLVRLWQIDCHVFLENGGPRQQDDLGEDGVFLQRNLLKGLRPEGLPSTRNWPPIVYDRIFAPAFLTGYRRLIYLDADIYPCFAMPELLKIPLPGGIGAVQDTAAITAPPHLARMDAETWRRSIGLESGRYFNSGMLLIDPEIWQRTDYAAELRSYMAIYGAGVRMPDQDFLNAHFQGRWTELSPRCNFQKALFNYGYEKVFPPVFLHFSSFQKPWLKPDHIDSPHGQFFSVYQEMFAQAGVDHCLYLQKNPESALRKWRTSTRHTLSRWGVVTGKEKRQRREWDEKAALMFQSFAEDGVAHHYADMDFQLVEMPRPRISFDGRYLRRALEVSYDRI comes from the coding sequence ATGCGTGACGCTGCCTTCTTTCTGATTGTGGACGACCATTATCTGGGGTTGGGCCGAGCGGTAGCACGGCGGCTGGTGCGTCTGTGGCAGATCGACTGCCATGTCTTCCTGGAAAACGGCGGGCCGCGACAACAGGATGATCTAGGCGAGGACGGGGTCTTTCTGCAACGAAACCTTTTGAAAGGGTTGCGGCCGGAAGGGCTGCCGTCGACCCGTAACTGGCCACCCATCGTCTACGACCGAATTTTCGCACCGGCATTTCTGACCGGCTATCGGCGACTGATCTATCTGGATGCGGATATTTATCCCTGCTTTGCCATGCCCGAATTGTTGAAGATCCCTCTGCCTGGGGGAATCGGCGCCGTCCAGGATACGGCCGCCATCACCGCTCCGCCGCATCTGGCTCGCATGGACGCAGAGACATGGCGGCGTTCCATTGGCCTTGAATCAGGGCGATATTTCAATTCGGGAATGCTGTTGATTGACCCGGAAATCTGGCAACGCACGGACTATGCCGCTGAATTGCGCAGCTATATGGCCATATACGGGGCGGGTGTAAGGATGCCGGACCAGGACTTCCTAAACGCACATTTCCAGGGGCGCTGGACGGAATTGAGCCCGCGCTGCAACTTCCAGAAAGCCCTGTTCAACTATGGCTACGAAAAGGTTTTTCCGCCAGTCTTCCTGCACTTTTCGAGCTTTCAGAAACCGTGGCTTAAACCTGACCACATCGACAGCCCGCATGGGCAGTTTTTTTCCGTCTATCAGGAAATGTTCGCCCAAGCGGGTGTCGATCACTGCTTGTATTTACAGAAGAACCCTGAAAGCGCCCTGCGGAAATGGCGCACCAGCACACGCCACACCTTGTCGCGATGGGGTGTCGTCACCGGAAAGGAGAAGCGCCAGCGTCGAGAATGGGACGAGAAAGCGGCCCTCATGTTCCAAAGCTTCGCCGAGGACGGTGTTGCGCACCATTATGCCGACATGGACTTCCAGCTTGTGGAAATGCCCAGGCCCCGGATTTCCTTCGACGGCCGTTACCTGCGCCGCGCGCTTGAGGTCAGCTATGACCGTATCTGA
- a CDS encoding calcium-binding protein — protein sequence MTRPDPEEEDPDNPDPTDSDPDGPEGLTAEGTEGADWLAGGDGDDLLTGHGGNDDLHGGLGNDTLLGGDGTDWIYGDGDYGPGGDDSIEGGAGDDYLSGQGGNDTVHGGDGDDTIFGGEGDDYLTGGAGDDWITGNAGNDTLVAGRGTDDLDGGDGDDLLIGSAHPDAAWLHGGAGNDTLMPGAGDFAEGGEGEDLFVLGAPDPALEDPGEHVPVIGDFNLIEDRLELRYEDPGDGTVPEVTLDLHADGSTLIRMDGLAVGRLLGVQGLRVGDIALTAMQPRA from the coding sequence ATGACCCGACCCGACCCCGAGGAAGAGGATCCGGACAACCCGGATCCGACCGATTCCGACCCGGATGGACCCGAGGGGCTGACCGCGGAGGGCACCGAGGGTGCGGACTGGCTGGCGGGCGGCGACGGCGACGACCTGCTGACTGGCCACGGCGGCAATGACGACCTGCATGGCGGCCTTGGCAACGACACGCTGCTTGGCGGCGACGGCACCGACTGGATCTATGGCGACGGCGATTACGGCCCGGGCGGCGACGACTCGATCGAGGGCGGCGCGGGCGACGACTACCTCTCCGGGCAAGGCGGCAACGACACCGTCCACGGCGGCGACGGCGACGACACCATTTTCGGCGGCGAGGGCGACGACTACCTGACCGGCGGTGCCGGCGACGACTGGATCACCGGCAACGCCGGCAACGACACGCTGGTCGCCGGTCGCGGCACCGACGATCTGGACGGCGGCGACGGCGACGACCTGCTGATCGGCTCGGCGCATCCCGATGCGGCCTGGCTGCACGGCGGTGCCGGCAACGACACGCTGATGCCGGGCGCCGGCGATTTCGCCGAGGGCGGCGAGGGCGAGGATCTGTTCGTTCTGGGCGCCCCCGATCCGGCGCTGGAGGATCCGGGCGAACATGTGCCGGTGATCGGCGACTTCAACCTGATCGAGGACCGGCTGGAGCTGCGCTACGAGGATCCGGGCGATGGCACCGTTCCCGAGGTGACGCTGGACCTGCATGCCGACGGCTCGACCCTGATCCGCATGGACGGGCTGGCGGTCGGGCGGTTGCTGGGCGTGCAGGGCCTGCGGGTGGGCGACATCGCGCTGACAGCGATGCAGCCGCGCGCCTGA
- a CDS encoding porin, protein MKKVLFATSALVLTAGVAAAEVAVSGDGRMGVIYDGDDAQFSSRARVKFTLTGESDAGLSFGGSFRVDQENYNANAYRSAARGTAGAVWISGTYGKLSMGDVVSASEAAIGDLYEIGYTEGQFANDIEEITYLTGDGANLDQGPSILYEYTVNNISLYASASDGVNTVWYTTPGTNAHGDDTGDTAYSLAAKYDGSTWWAALSYAKHGDASEIGLGAEGKFNNFAVKGVYMSYDDRFDGLDEWKYTAGLAASYQADAVLVKGFWRQDKFDLFGGGTEKYDSFGIGADYDLGGGAVLAGGIIDTDYLDDTVVDMGIKFSF, encoded by the coding sequence ATGAAAAAGGTTCTTTTCGCCACCAGCGCCCTGGTCCTGACGGCCGGCGTCGCTGCAGCCGAAGTCGCCGTGTCGGGCGACGGCCGCATGGGTGTGATCTATGACGGCGACGACGCGCAGTTCTCGAGCCGCGCCCGCGTGAAATTTACCCTGACCGGTGAATCGGACGCTGGCCTGTCGTTCGGTGGTTCGTTCCGCGTCGACCAGGAAAACTACAACGCCAACGCCTACCGTTCGGCCGCTCGCGGTACCGCTGGCGCCGTCTGGATCTCGGGCACCTACGGCAAGCTCTCGATGGGCGACGTGGTCTCGGCTTCGGAAGCTGCGATCGGTGACCTGTACGAAATCGGCTACACCGAAGGCCAGTTCGCCAACGACATCGAAGAAATCACCTATCTGACCGGTGACGGTGCGAACCTCGACCAGGGTCCGAGCATCCTGTACGAATACACCGTCAACAACATCTCGCTGTATGCTTCGGCTTCGGACGGCGTGAACACCGTGTGGTACACCACCCCGGGCACCAATGCTCACGGTGACGATACCGGCGACACCGCCTACTCGCTGGCCGCCAAATACGACGGCAGCACTTGGTGGGCCGCTCTGTCCTATGCCAAGCATGGCGATGCGAGCGAAATCGGTCTGGGCGCCGAAGGCAAGTTCAACAACTTCGCCGTCAAAGGTGTCTATATGTCCTACGATGACCGTTTCGACGGTCTGGACGAGTGGAAATACACCGCTGGTCTCGCCGCTTCGTATCAAGCCGACGCGGTTCTCGTGAAAGGCTTCTGGCGTCAGGACAAGTTCGACCTGTTCGGCGGCGGCACCGAGAAATACGACTCGTTCGGCATCGGTGCCGACTACGACCTGGGCGGCGGCGCCGTTCTGGCCGGTGGCATCATCGACACCGACTACCTGGACGACACCGTCGTCGACATGGGCATCAAGTTCTCGTTCTGA